One stretch of Amycolatopsis sp. NBC_00345 DNA includes these proteins:
- a CDS encoding class I SAM-dependent RNA methyltransferase — MTENWLGRTLELEIGPVAHGGHCVSRVDGRVVFVRHGLPGERVRAEVTEDKGGAFCRADAVEVLTGSEHRVEPPCPLAAPGGCGGCDWQHADPAYQRSLKAAVVAEQLQRLAGISREVVVEALDDHGPLGWRSRVRLVAGRDGRAGLRAHHSHRVVPLDDCPIAVKGSLDSVLAKRWRPGSEIEVTSDGDGHQHVREVSTVHGRNKSRQLSGGDAVQHAADRDWRFDAHGFWQVHPAAADTFAQVVAEWAEAPRGGVAWDLYAGVGLFASVLAEQVGPEGRVLAVESGRRAVADGERNLADLPQVSWRAGRVEHVVADAPRPVDVVVLDPPRKGAGREVVDAIVAGSPDRIIYVACDPAALARDVATFASHGYSLSDLRAFDAFPMTHHVECIALLQ, encoded by the coding sequence ATGACGGAGAACTGGCTCGGCCGCACCCTCGAGCTCGAGATCGGGCCGGTGGCGCACGGCGGGCACTGTGTGTCCCGTGTGGACGGACGGGTGGTCTTCGTCCGGCACGGCCTGCCGGGCGAGCGCGTGCGCGCTGAAGTGACCGAGGACAAGGGCGGCGCGTTCTGCCGCGCCGACGCCGTGGAGGTGCTCACCGGGTCGGAACACCGCGTGGAGCCGCCGTGCCCGCTCGCGGCGCCCGGTGGCTGCGGCGGCTGCGACTGGCAGCACGCCGACCCGGCGTACCAGCGCTCGCTGAAGGCCGCCGTCGTCGCCGAACAGCTGCAACGGCTGGCCGGGATCTCGCGGGAGGTGGTGGTCGAGGCGCTCGACGACCACGGCCCGCTCGGCTGGCGCAGCCGGGTCCGGCTCGTCGCGGGCCGCGACGGGCGTGCCGGGCTGCGCGCGCACCACAGCCACCGCGTCGTCCCGCTCGACGACTGCCCGATCGCGGTGAAGGGCTCGCTCGACAGCGTGCTGGCGAAGCGCTGGCGCCCGGGCAGCGAGATCGAGGTGACCAGCGACGGCGACGGCCACCAGCACGTGCGCGAAGTGTCCACTGTGCACGGCCGCAACAAGTCGCGGCAGCTGTCCGGCGGCGACGCGGTGCAGCACGCCGCGGACCGGGACTGGCGGTTCGACGCGCACGGCTTCTGGCAGGTGCACCCGGCCGCGGCGGACACGTTCGCCCAGGTCGTGGCGGAGTGGGCGGAGGCACCGCGCGGCGGGGTGGCCTGGGACCTGTACGCGGGTGTCGGGCTGTTCGCCTCGGTGCTGGCCGAGCAGGTCGGCCCCGAGGGCCGGGTTCTGGCCGTGGAGTCGGGCCGCCGCGCGGTCGCCGACGGCGAGCGGAACCTGGCGGACCTGCCGCAGGTGAGCTGGCGGGCCGGCCGCGTGGAGCACGTGGTGGCGGACGCGCCGAGGCCGGTCGACGTGGTCGTGCTGGACCCGCCGCGCAAGGGCGCCGGGCGGGAGGTCGTGGACGCGATCGTGGCGGGCTCGCCCGACCGGATCATCTACGTGGCCTGCGACCCGGCGGCGCTGGCCCGGGACGTGGCGACGTTCGCTTCGCACGGGTACTCGCTTTCGGACCTGCGCGCGTTCGACGCGTTCCCGATGACGCACCACGTGGAGTGCATCGCGCTGCTTCAGTAG
- a CDS encoding TetR/AcrR family transcriptional regulator C-terminal domain-containing protein — protein sequence MESRAPYQGIVAEIRDRIASGRLRPGDKIPSTRQITREWGVAMATATKVIAALRDQGVVDTKPGAGTVVRSADRSFTRAIPREQDLGRDRIVRAAIAIADAEGMSSVSMRRVATDLGAATMSLYRHVSSKDDLMLHMADLVAADETSSAPPPAHWRERLEFSSRLLWTVCRRHPWVAEVLSMTRPRATPSLLFYSEWVLTALRGLGLGMDDMMYIHLNLFSHVRGLALSLQAEARDRQDTGMASDEWMNTQAAEIQEIVATGRYPTMEYLVTQDFDQNLDVMFEYGLRLLLDGVEQQLARGAGQGSS from the coding sequence ATGGAGAGCAGGGCGCCCTACCAGGGGATCGTCGCGGAGATCCGGGACCGGATCGCGAGCGGCAGGCTGCGCCCAGGCGACAAGATCCCGTCGACCCGGCAGATCACCCGGGAGTGGGGAGTCGCGATGGCCACCGCGACCAAGGTGATCGCCGCGTTGCGGGACCAGGGTGTGGTGGACACCAAGCCGGGCGCGGGAACCGTGGTGCGGTCAGCGGATCGGTCGTTCACGCGGGCCATCCCCCGCGAGCAGGACCTGGGCCGCGACCGGATCGTGCGCGCGGCAATCGCGATCGCCGACGCGGAGGGCATGTCCTCGGTGTCGATGCGCCGGGTGGCCACCGACCTCGGCGCGGCAACCATGTCGCTGTACCGCCACGTGTCCAGCAAGGACGATCTGATGCTGCACATGGCCGACCTGGTGGCCGCCGACGAGACGTCGTCGGCGCCGCCCCCGGCGCACTGGCGCGAGCGCCTGGAGTTCTCGTCCCGTCTGCTGTGGACGGTCTGCCGACGGCACCCCTGGGTGGCCGAGGTGCTGTCCATGACCCGGCCCCGGGCGACCCCGAGCCTGCTGTTCTACTCGGAATGGGTGCTGACCGCGTTGCGCGGGCTGGGGCTGGGCATGGACGACATGATGTACATCCACCTGAACCTCTTCAGCCATGTCCGCGGCCTGGCGCTCTCGCTCCAAGCGGAGGCACGGGACCGCCAGGACACGGGCATGGCCAGCGATGAATGGATGAACACCCAGGCAGCGGAGATCCAGGAGATCGTCGCCACCGGCCGCTACCCGACCATGGAGTACCTCGTGACCCAGGACTTCGACCAGAACCTGGACGTCATGTTCGAATACGGCCTGCGGCTGCTGCTCGACGGGGTCGAGCAGCAGCTGGCGCGGGGTGCCGGCCAAGGTTCTTCTTGA
- a CDS encoding FAD-dependent monooxygenase: MRTVLISGASIAGLSLAYWLRRHGFQPTLVERAPALRSGGQAVDIRGAAREVVARMGITDTIRAHHTGTHGIAWLNEKGERVAAMAGGDFGDSGGIVAEIEILRGDLVRILHEAAGTEMEILYDNVITEITEEAEGAKVTFDKAPPRSFDLVVGADGLRSGVRALTFGQDKEFVRDLGYYTAYFPARTTLDLDGWEVMYNLPAANGVDGRVAILYPLGDTGEVRALFGFVSPEPAYDRRDTQTQKKLLAGVFAGAGWEIPALIERLWQTDDLYFARVGEIRVDHWYRGRTVLLGDSAFGGSLGMGTSMALVGAYVLAGELATANGDHRVAFAQYDNEMRAYVTANMKRPPGGANGFAPRTRRGIWMRNQFMRALPHLPGSGKMIGGIQKAANSITLKPYAGATIT, from the coding sequence ATGCGCACTGTTCTGATCTCCGGCGCGAGCATCGCCGGACTGTCCCTGGCGTACTGGCTGCGCCGCCACGGCTTCCAGCCCACTCTGGTCGAACGCGCCCCCGCACTGCGGTCCGGCGGACAGGCCGTCGATATCCGCGGCGCGGCCCGCGAGGTGGTGGCGCGGATGGGCATCACGGACACCATCCGGGCCCACCACACCGGCACTCACGGAATCGCCTGGCTCAACGAGAAAGGCGAGCGCGTCGCGGCCATGGCGGGCGGCGACTTCGGCGACTCGGGCGGGATCGTCGCCGAGATCGAGATCCTGCGCGGCGACCTCGTGCGGATCCTGCACGAGGCGGCCGGCACTGAGATGGAGATCCTGTACGACAACGTGATCACCGAGATCACCGAAGAGGCCGAAGGCGCCAAGGTCACGTTCGACAAGGCTCCGCCGCGGTCCTTCGACCTGGTGGTCGGCGCGGACGGGCTGCGTTCCGGTGTGCGCGCGCTGACTTTCGGGCAGGACAAGGAGTTCGTCCGGGATCTCGGCTACTACACCGCGTACTTCCCCGCTCGCACCACACTCGATCTTGACGGCTGGGAGGTGATGTACAACCTGCCGGCGGCCAACGGCGTCGACGGCCGGGTGGCGATCCTGTATCCGCTGGGCGACACCGGGGAGGTGCGGGCGCTGTTCGGGTTCGTCTCACCGGAGCCGGCTTACGACCGGCGGGACACGCAGACCCAGAAGAAGCTGCTGGCCGGCGTGTTCGCCGGGGCAGGCTGGGAAATCCCGGCGCTGATCGAGCGGCTGTGGCAGACCGACGACCTGTACTTCGCGCGGGTCGGCGAGATCCGCGTCGACCACTGGTACCGCGGCCGCACCGTCCTGCTCGGCGACTCGGCCTTCGGCGGCTCCCTCGGGATGGGCACGAGCATGGCACTCGTCGGCGCCTACGTGCTCGCGGGCGAACTCGCCACGGCCAACGGCGACCACCGCGTCGCGTTCGCCCAGTACGACAACGAAATGCGCGCCTACGTGACAGCGAACATGAAGCGCCCACCGGGCGGCGCCAACGGTTTCGCCCCGCGCACCCGCCGCGGGATCTGGATGCGCAACCAGTTCATGCGCGCGCTTCCGCACCTGCCCGGCAGCGGCAAAATGATCGGCGGGATACAGAAAGCCGCGAACTCGATCACCCTGAAGCCCTACGCCGGGGCAACGATCACCTGA
- a CDS encoding GMC family oxidoreductase translates to MSEFDYVVVGGGTAGSVVAARLSEDPDVTVCLLEAGPSDVDDPAILELTKWMGLLESGYDWDYLVEPQESGNSYLRHARARVLGGCSSHNSCIAFWAPAEDLDEWAALGLPGWSAADVFPLYQRLETNDGPGEHHGRSGPVTIRSVPPRDPAGVALLAACEQEGIPATEFNSGRTVTHGANWFQINAREDGTRSSASVSYLHPILGRRPNLEVRTDARAKRLLFSGKRCVGVELQAPDLIHSEKVTARREVILSSGAIDSPKLLMLSGIGPAEHLREVGVDVLVDSPGVGANLQDHPEGLVQWDALQPMVTESTQWWEIGIFTTTEDGLDRPDLMFHYGSVPFDLNTLRYGYPTTENGFCLTPNVTRSRSTGTVRLRTRDFRDKPRVDPRYFSDEHDMRVMTHGVKLARSIAAQPAMDEWAGTELSPGRDVTTDDEIADYLRKTHNTVYHPACTVKMGPESDRSAVLDERLRVRGVDGLRVADASVMPFLVAVNPCITTMAIGEKCADMLKEDRA, encoded by the coding sequence GTGAGTGAGTTCGACTACGTCGTGGTCGGCGGTGGCACGGCGGGATCGGTGGTGGCGGCACGGCTGTCGGAGGACCCGGACGTCACCGTCTGCCTGCTGGAGGCCGGACCGTCCGATGTGGACGACCCGGCCATCCTCGAGCTGACGAAGTGGATGGGGCTGCTGGAATCCGGCTACGACTGGGACTACCTGGTGGAGCCGCAGGAGTCCGGCAACTCCTACCTGCGCCACGCGCGGGCCCGGGTCCTCGGCGGCTGCTCCTCGCACAACTCGTGCATCGCGTTCTGGGCCCCGGCCGAGGACCTCGACGAGTGGGCGGCGCTGGGCCTGCCGGGCTGGTCGGCCGCCGACGTCTTCCCGCTGTACCAGCGCCTCGAGACCAACGACGGGCCGGGCGAGCACCACGGCCGCTCGGGGCCGGTGACGATCCGCTCCGTGCCGCCGCGCGACCCCGCGGGCGTCGCGCTGCTGGCCGCGTGCGAGCAGGAGGGCATCCCGGCCACGGAGTTCAACTCCGGCCGGACCGTCACGCACGGCGCGAACTGGTTCCAGATCAACGCGCGCGAGGACGGCACCCGCTCCTCGGCGTCGGTCTCGTACCTGCACCCGATCCTGGGCCGGCGGCCCAATCTCGAGGTGCGCACCGACGCGCGGGCCAAGCGGCTGCTGTTCTCGGGCAAGCGCTGCGTGGGCGTGGAGCTGCAGGCGCCGGACCTGATCCACAGCGAGAAGGTGACGGCGCGGCGCGAGGTGATCCTCAGCTCGGGCGCGATCGACTCGCCGAAGCTGCTGATGCTGTCGGGCATCGGGCCCGCCGAGCACCTGCGCGAGGTGGGCGTCGACGTGCTGGTGGACTCGCCGGGCGTCGGGGCGAACCTGCAGGACCACCCGGAGGGCCTGGTCCAGTGGGACGCGCTGCAGCCGATGGTCACGGAGTCCACGCAGTGGTGGGAGATCGGCATCTTCACCACCACCGAGGACGGCCTGGACCGGCCGGACCTGATGTTCCACTACGGCTCGGTGCCCTTCGACCTGAACACCCTGCGCTACGGCTACCCGACGACGGAGAACGGCTTCTGCCTCACGCCGAACGTCACGCGCAGCCGCTCGACGGGCACGGTCCGGCTCCGCACCCGCGACTTCCGCGACAAGCCCCGCGTCGACCCGCGCTACTTCAGCGACGAGCACGACATGCGCGTGATGACGCACGGCGTGAAGCTGGCGCGCTCGATCGCGGCCCAGCCGGCGATGGACGAGTGGGCGGGCACGGAGCTCTCCCCCGGCCGCGACGTCACCACCGACGACGAGATCGCCGACTACCTGCGCAAGACCCACAACACCGTCTACCACCCCGCGTGCACGGTGAAGATGGGCCCGGAGTCGGATCGCTCCGCCGTGCTGGACGAGCGGCTGCGCGTGCGCGGTGTGGACGGCCTGCGCGTCGCGGACGCCTCGGTGATGCCCTTCCTGGTCGCGGTCAACCCGTGCATCACGACGATGGCCATCGGCGAGAAGTGCGCGGACATGCTCAAGGAGGACCGCGCCTGA
- a CDS encoding APC family permease codes for MTTDTGDSELNEFGYTNQLKRTLGSFHTFAAGISYISVLTGVFQLSYLGLSEGGPAYWWSWPMVFAGQLMVALSFAELAAHYPVAGSVYNWAKKLGNSHVAWLAGWMMLLASIVSISATALAYQRTLPQISSFFQFIGDGSGTSDAANGVLLAAVLILFTMLVNAFGVKLMARINSAGVFIELLFAVLLVVFLAFHFVRGPGVVTETNGTGEGHAGGYLGAFLIAAIASSYVMYGFDTAASLGEESVDPHRNAPKAIMRALVASFVLGGLIILFALMAVGNIHAPELGTVGLQYVLTDALGPAIGRVFLFVVFIAITVCVLAVHTAAIRIAFAMARDNALPGGSKLAHVNKKTGTPVLPAIVIGVIAIALLLVNINSSQIFSAVTSLAIILIYVAYLLVTVPMLVKRLRGEWPRKDAPSGRFSLGRWGLPVNVLAVLWGLAMTVNLAWPRTEIYNATPPYHWYLRWSSVLFVAVFAAGGFAYYWFVQRHKIGVLADHAAAAVASPASSKSKPEQEVPGE; via the coding sequence GTGACCACGGACACCGGTGACAGCGAGCTCAACGAATTCGGCTACACCAACCAGCTCAAGCGCACGCTCGGCAGCTTCCACACCTTCGCCGCGGGGATCAGCTACATCTCGGTGCTCACCGGGGTGTTCCAGCTGTCCTACCTGGGCCTGTCCGAGGGCGGCCCGGCCTACTGGTGGTCGTGGCCGATGGTGTTCGCGGGCCAGCTGATGGTCGCGCTGAGCTTCGCCGAGCTGGCCGCCCACTACCCGGTCGCCGGGTCCGTCTACAACTGGGCGAAGAAGCTCGGGAACTCGCACGTGGCGTGGCTGGCGGGCTGGATGATGCTGCTCGCGTCGATCGTCTCGATCTCCGCGACGGCGCTGGCCTACCAGCGGACGCTGCCGCAGATCAGCTCGTTCTTCCAGTTCATCGGCGACGGCTCGGGCACCAGTGACGCGGCCAACGGCGTGCTGCTGGCCGCCGTCCTGATCCTGTTCACCATGTTGGTGAACGCCTTCGGTGTGAAGCTGATGGCGCGGATCAACAGCGCGGGCGTGTTCATCGAGCTGCTCTTCGCCGTGCTGCTGGTCGTGTTCCTGGCGTTCCACTTCGTCCGCGGGCCCGGCGTGGTGACGGAGACCAACGGGACCGGCGAGGGCCACGCGGGTGGCTACCTCGGCGCGTTCCTGATCGCCGCCATCGCCTCGTCCTACGTGATGTACGGCTTCGACACGGCGGCCTCGCTCGGCGAGGAGTCGGTGGACCCGCACCGCAACGCGCCGAAGGCGATCATGCGGGCGCTGGTCGCGTCGTTCGTGCTCGGCGGGCTGATCATCCTGTTCGCGCTGATGGCGGTGGGCAACATCCACGCCCCGGAGCTGGGCACCGTCGGCCTGCAGTACGTGCTGACCGACGCGCTCGGGCCGGCGATCGGGCGGGTCTTCCTGTTCGTGGTCTTCATCGCGATCACCGTGTGCGTGCTCGCCGTGCACACCGCGGCGATCCGGATCGCGTTCGCGATGGCGCGGGACAACGCGCTGCCCGGCGGCTCGAAGCTCGCGCACGTCAACAAGAAGACCGGCACGCCGGTGCTGCCCGCGATCGTGATCGGCGTGATCGCGATCGCGCTGCTGCTGGTGAACATCAACTCGTCGCAGATCTTCTCGGCGGTGACCAGCCTGGCGATCATCCTGATCTACGTGGCGTACCTGCTGGTGACCGTCCCGATGCTGGTGAAGCGGCTGCGCGGCGAGTGGCCGCGCAAGGACGCGCCGTCCGGCCGCTTCTCCCTCGGCCGCTGGGGCCTGCCGGTGAACGTGCTCGCGGTGCTGTGGGGCCTCGCGATGACCGTGAACCTGGCCTGGCCGCGCACCGAGATCTACAACGCGACCCCGCCGTACCACTGGTACCTGCGGTGGAGCTCGGTGCTCTTCGTCGCCGTGTTCGCGGCCGGCGGGTTCGCCTACTACTGGTTCGTGCAGCGCCACAAGATCGGGGTGCTGGCCGATCACGCCGCTGCGGCGGTCGCTTCGCCGGCGTCATCCAAGTCCAAGCCCGAGCAGGAGGTTCCCGGTGAGTGA
- a CDS encoding aldehyde dehydrogenase family protein, with translation MADLYIGGEWVNAKAGGRREIRCPADGTLVATVDEAGRADTEAAIAAARHAFDTGPWPSTAAAERGDLLLRTAALLDRDAEAFARAESLDTGKRLVESRYDMADIAACLRYFGKLAANDAGRVVDTGSADSFSRIVHEPVGVCGLITPWNYPLLQTIWKVAPALAAGNTFVLKPSELTPHTSIMLMKLLSEAGLPAGVANLVLGAGPEAGAPLSEHPDVDLVSFTGGLATGKVIAATAAATVKKVALELGGKNPNVVFSDADFETAVDYALTAVFLHSGQVCSAGARLIVQREWHDELVDELVRRAERIRLGGPFDESAETGPLISAAHREKVESYVATAIAEGAVLRTGGKRPDAPELQDGFYYLPTILDNVAQGSTAVVEESFGPVLTVETFTDEDDAVRIANDTHYGLAGGVFTSDAARAQRVANRLRHGTVWINDYHPYLPQAEWGGYKQSGFGRELGPTGLAEYTEAKHIYQNLRPGPQHWFAG, from the coding sequence ATGGCGGACTTGTACATCGGTGGCGAATGGGTGAACGCGAAAGCGGGCGGCCGGCGTGAGATCCGGTGCCCGGCGGACGGGACCCTGGTCGCGACGGTCGACGAGGCCGGCCGCGCGGACACCGAGGCGGCCATCGCCGCCGCCCGCCACGCCTTCGACACCGGTCCCTGGCCCTCGACCGCCGCCGCCGAGCGCGGCGACCTGCTGCTGCGCACGGCCGCCCTGCTCGACCGCGACGCCGAGGCGTTTGCCCGCGCCGAGTCGCTCGACACCGGCAAACGCCTGGTGGAGAGCCGTTACGACATGGCCGACATCGCCGCCTGCCTGCGCTACTTCGGCAAGCTCGCGGCCAACGACGCCGGCCGTGTGGTGGACACCGGCAGCGCGGACTCGTTCAGCCGGATCGTGCACGAGCCGGTCGGCGTGTGCGGGCTGATCACGCCGTGGAACTACCCGCTGCTGCAGACCATCTGGAAGGTCGCGCCGGCACTGGCCGCGGGCAACACGTTCGTGCTCAAGCCCAGCGAGCTGACGCCGCACACGTCGATCATGCTGATGAAGCTGCTCAGCGAGGCCGGCCTGCCCGCGGGCGTGGCGAACCTCGTGCTCGGCGCAGGCCCGGAGGCCGGCGCGCCGCTGTCCGAGCACCCGGACGTCGACCTGGTGTCCTTCACCGGCGGGCTGGCCACCGGGAAGGTGATCGCCGCCACCGCCGCGGCGACCGTGAAGAAGGTCGCCCTCGAGCTGGGCGGCAAGAACCCGAACGTCGTGTTCTCCGACGCGGACTTCGAGACCGCGGTGGACTACGCCCTCACCGCCGTGTTCCTGCACTCCGGCCAGGTCTGCTCGGCCGGCGCCCGGCTGATCGTGCAGCGGGAGTGGCACGACGAGTTGGTCGACGAGCTGGTCCGCCGGGCCGAGCGGATCCGGCTGGGCGGGCCGTTCGACGAGAGCGCCGAGACCGGGCCGCTGATCTCCGCCGCGCACCGCGAGAAGGTGGAGAGCTACGTCGCCACCGCGATCGCCGAGGGCGCCGTGCTGCGCACCGGCGGCAAGCGCCCGGACGCACCCGAGCTGCAGGACGGCTTCTACTACCTGCCGACCATTCTGGACAACGTGGCGCAGGGCAGCACCGCCGTGGTCGAGGAGTCCTTCGGGCCGGTGCTGACCGTCGAGACGTTCACCGACGAGGACGACGCGGTCCGGATCGCCAACGACACGCACTACGGCCTGGCCGGCGGCGTGTTCACCAGCGACGCCGCGCGCGCCCAGCGCGTGGCGAACCGGCTGCGCCACGGCACGGTGTGGATCAACGACTACCACCCGTACCTGCCGCAGGCCGAGTGGGGCGGCTACAAGCAGTCCGGGTTCGGCCGCGAGCTGGGGCCGACCGGGCTGGCCGAGTACACCGAGGCGAAGCACATCTACCAGAACCTGCGCCCCGGCCCGCAGCACTGGTTCGCCGGCTAG
- the dxs gene encoding 1-deoxy-D-xylulose-5-phosphate synthase, whose amino-acid sequence MTMLDSVHGPADLKRLSVEDLDELAAEIRDFLVDKVRRSGGHLGPNLGVVELTLALHRVFDSPRDAIVWDVGHQAYVHKIVTGRHGDFDRLRQLGGPTGYPSRAESEHDLVENSHASTALSYVDGLAKAFELSGGETRHAVAVVGDGALTGGMCWEALNNIAANRDRPVVIVINDNGRSYSPTIGGVADHLAALRLQPGYERLLDGGREILRHTPVVGKPIYAALHAAKAGLKDALSPQAMFSDLGLKYFGPVDGHDLVALEKAFHGARAFGGAVIVHVVTEKGHGYAPAVNHEADQMHQTDPIDPETGLPPAKGPSWTGVFGDELAKIGAEREDVVAITAAMLRSTGLEKFAERFPDRWFDVGIAEQHAVTSAAGLAMGGYHPVVAVYSTFLNRAFDQVLMDVALHRQPVTLVLDRAGITGPDGPSHHGMWDLSLLGMVPGMRVAAPRDPGTLREELREAVSIQDGPSALRFSKGSVGPDVPAVERIGKVDVLRRPDEACAPDVLLVTVGAFAKLGLEAAGRLADQGIGVTVADPRWVVPVPAELVALVEQHKLVVTVEDSGRHGGFGSALAAVLRDAECDVPLRDLAVPQDFHEHGTRDQVLDRVGLTAQDVARRITEWASGRLGADVAATAEERPRA is encoded by the coding sequence GTGACGATGCTGGACTCGGTGCACGGACCGGCCGACCTGAAGCGGCTGAGTGTCGAGGACCTCGACGAGCTGGCCGCCGAGATCAGGGACTTCCTCGTGGACAAGGTGCGGCGCTCCGGCGGCCACCTCGGCCCGAACCTCGGTGTCGTGGAGCTCACGCTCGCGCTGCACCGCGTGTTCGACTCGCCACGGGACGCGATCGTCTGGGACGTCGGCCACCAGGCCTACGTGCACAAGATCGTGACCGGGCGGCACGGCGACTTCGACCGGCTGCGCCAGCTCGGCGGCCCGACGGGCTACCCGTCGCGGGCCGAGAGCGAGCACGACCTGGTGGAGAACAGCCACGCGTCCACCGCACTGTCCTATGTGGACGGGCTGGCGAAGGCGTTCGAGCTGTCCGGCGGCGAGACCCGGCACGCCGTCGCGGTGGTCGGCGACGGCGCGCTGACCGGCGGCATGTGCTGGGAGGCGCTCAACAACATCGCGGCGAACCGGGACCGCCCGGTGGTGATCGTGATCAACGACAACGGCCGGTCCTACTCGCCGACCATCGGCGGGGTCGCCGACCACCTGGCCGCGCTGCGGCTGCAGCCGGGTTACGAGCGGCTGCTCGACGGCGGCCGCGAGATCCTGCGCCACACCCCGGTGGTGGGCAAGCCGATCTACGCCGCGCTGCACGCCGCGAAGGCCGGCCTCAAGGACGCGCTGAGCCCGCAGGCGATGTTCTCCGACCTGGGCCTGAAGTACTTCGGCCCGGTCGACGGGCACGACCTGGTGGCGCTGGAGAAGGCGTTCCACGGCGCCCGCGCGTTCGGCGGCGCGGTGATCGTGCACGTGGTCACCGAGAAGGGCCACGGTTACGCGCCCGCGGTGAACCACGAGGCCGACCAGATGCACCAGACCGACCCGATCGACCCGGAGACCGGGCTGCCGCCCGCGAAAGGCCCGAGCTGGACCGGGGTGTTCGGCGACGAGCTGGCCAAGATCGGCGCCGAGCGCGAAGACGTCGTCGCGATCACCGCGGCGATGCTGCGCTCCACCGGGCTGGAGAAGTTCGCCGAGCGGTTCCCGGACCGCTGGTTCGACGTCGGCATCGCCGAGCAGCACGCCGTCACGTCGGCGGCCGGGCTCGCGATGGGCGGCTATCACCCGGTGGTGGCGGTCTACTCGACCTTCCTCAACCGCGCGTTCGACCAGGTGCTGATGGACGTCGCGCTGCACCGCCAGCCGGTGACGCTGGTGCTGGACCGGGCCGGCATCACCGGGCCGGACGGGCCGAGCCACCACGGCATGTGGGACCTCTCGCTGCTGGGCATGGTGCCCGGCATGCGCGTGGCCGCGCCGCGTGACCCGGGGACCCTGCGCGAGGAGCTGCGCGAGGCAGTGTCCATTCAGGACGGTCCGAGCGCGCTGCGGTTCTCGAAGGGCTCGGTGGGCCCGGACGTGCCCGCGGTCGAGCGGATCGGCAAGGTCGACGTGCTGCGCCGGCCGGACGAGGCCTGCGCACCGGACGTGCTGCTGGTCACCGTGGGCGCGTTCGCGAAGCTGGGCCTCGAAGCCGCCGGCCGGCTGGCGGACCAGGGCATCGGCGTGACCGTGGCCGACCCGCGCTGGGTGGTGCCGGTGCCCGCGGAGCTGGTCGCGCTCGTCGAGCAGCACAAGCTCGTGGTGACGGTGGAGGACAGCGGCCGCCACGGCGGCTTCGGCTCCGCGCTGGCCGCCGTCCTGCGCGACGCCGAGTGCGACGTCCCGCTGCGCGACCTGGCCGTGCCGCAGGACTTCCACGAGCACGGCACCCGCGACCAGGTCCTCGACCGCGTGGGCCTGACCGCCCAGGACGTGGCCCGGCGCATCACCGAGTGGGCCTCCGGGCGGCTGGGCGCCGACGTGGCCGCGACGGCCGAGGAGCGGCCCCGGGCCTGA
- a CDS encoding cupin domain-containing protein, producing the protein MSQISRRGALGAGAGIAAATALGAAVPAAAATKPAAASPAGGPPAGGAHPHLFSLAKSAPDTYHGGTLRGANEKSFPVLSGQEGSVYLVHLDPGGMREPHWHPTAWELNYIISGTADWSILGTHPDGSYHNDVFTAGQGDLVFAPQGFFHYFANSSTTESLDVLVIFNTSASEPNDDIGIVGTLNSIPREILASAFGIPVSAFAAVPTDLKPVVITKRQ; encoded by the coding sequence ATGTCGCAGATCAGCAGGCGTGGCGCGCTGGGGGCCGGAGCCGGAATCGCCGCGGCGACCGCGCTCGGGGCGGCGGTCCCGGCGGCCGCGGCCACGAAGCCGGCAGCCGCGAGCCCGGCGGGCGGGCCGCCCGCGGGAGGCGCGCACCCACACCTGTTCTCCTTGGCGAAGTCCGCGCCGGACACCTACCACGGCGGGACCCTGCGGGGGGCCAACGAGAAGAGCTTCCCGGTCCTGTCCGGTCAGGAAGGCTCGGTCTACCTGGTGCACCTGGACCCCGGCGGCATGCGGGAGCCGCACTGGCACCCGACCGCGTGGGAGTTGAACTACATCATCTCCGGCACCGCGGACTGGAGCATCCTCGGCACGCACCCGGACGGCAGTTACCACAACGACGTCTTCACCGCGGGCCAGGGCGACCTCGTTTTCGCCCCGCAGGGGTTCTTCCACTACTTCGCGAATTCCAGCACCACGGAAAGCCTCGACGTGCTCGTCATCTTCAACACGAGCGCCTCCGAGCCGAATGACGACATCGGCATCGTCGGCACGCTGAACTCCATTCCGCGGGAGATTCTCGCCTCGGCCTTCGGCATTCCGGTGTCCGCTTTCGCCGCGGTTCCGACGGACCTCAAGCCGGTGGTGATCACCAAACGGCAGTAG